In Telopea speciosissima isolate NSW1024214 ecotype Mountain lineage chromosome 10, Tspe_v1, whole genome shotgun sequence, the DNA window TGTCATCTAAACTTCCCAATTCATTGATGAGATGGATGGGGGTGTCAATTATCATTCCCTTTTTATCAGACTTGATCCATCTAACATTGGCATCATCTTAAACTTCTGAACCTCTCAAATTTTCCCTCAAATTCAATGGGCTCTGTAAGTGTGCCTCTCCTTGTATGTCATAAGTATCTCTAATCTTTGTTACTATGACAATATACCAATTTGGCTTGAGGGGATCTCACACATAAAACACTTGCTTTGCTTGTGAAGGAAATATAAATGGATCGTCAAGCTCATTTTGGCCAGTATGCATTAAATTATTGAAATTTACAAGGGTGAATCCGAACTTATCTTTCTCCAATCCTTTTTCAATATGAGCCCAATCACACCTAAATAAAAATACACTGAGATTCCTAGAGTATTCCAATTCGATCACTTGCTTCAGAATTCCATAATAAGTGACTTTTCCCTTTATAGGATTTCTATCTCTATGACTTGAAAAGCTTTGTGTCCATGCCTCAACAAGTATACCACTATTCTGAGTTTTTCTATTATTGTCACGTTCTTTAGTGTGAAACCTGATCCCATTACTTAAGTAACCTGTATAACTTTTTGCCTCAAACTTAGGACCACTGGCAAGCGATCTGATATGTTCAGGCACCTCAACCCCACTTCGGCGTAGTTTCCAAATctaatattagaaaaaaaaaaaaaaaagaagattaaatAAGTTTTATAAATTGCATATGCTGTTTTGGGATTTGACCATGTTCAAAACTCCAAATTTCTTAAAAGTATTACACTTACATGCTCATTGAACCATTTAGGAAACTTCCTAGCATGTGTATCCATAACCTTACGTGGTTCAGCTCTACGACCTAACTCCCTTTCGATTTCCACGTAATGTTGTCTAAAAATCATGTAGATTAAAATTATACACTAATGTTTAACCATAAGCATATATACATTCTAAGAGTTTAAAAGTTCATATGTAATACTTACTGAAGGTATCTTTTTATTTCATCATAATTCGATAGCACATACCGATGTGCCTGGTTCCTTTCTGTCATTTCTAATCGGAGTATCTCACACTTCCCTAGAGGCCTCCTAGTGCTATTGATTATAGAGAATGGATATTCTACTTCTATTGACCATGTTGTCTTCCCTTAAGCATGCTTACCCGagggtttcaagtggaaatcCAAAAAGTTTGATGGAGTCGGTGACCCATGAGCCCACCTTAGAGTATATGTAGGTCAGATGAGAATCAAGAACTTTTCTAAGCAACAAATGGGCTAGGCATTCCAAATGTCTTTGACGGGGCCCACCTTGAGATGTCTTATGTCCTTAGATTCTTTCCAAACCCGCACTTGGGATGACATGGTGAAGGCCTTTAAGAACCAATACTCTTACTACACTGAGATGGAGCTGACCCATTGAGATTTGGAGACCACTAAGCAAGAGACTAACGAAGGATTCACTCAGTACTTGATGAGATTCAAATCCAAGGCTGCACTGATGTAGGACCGGCCCACGGAGAAAGTACAGGTCAATATGATCATCAAGAATCTCCAAATGGCTTACAAAACTCACTTGTTTAGCCAACCCTTGACCACTTTTGAAGCCCTGTTCGAAGCGGGCCAACAAGTTGAAGATGTCTTAAACCCTCCCGATCTGATTTAGGGAAATCCTAAACAAGGTGTGACATTGAACAACCAGCGAATTGGGGCTAGCAAAAAAACCTTTCCTAGCAAGAACACTAAAGTAAATGTGGTGGCACCAACCATAGAGGCCCCACTTCGGATTGAGAACAATGCCCCAAGGGCAGGGGCAACTCGACAAAAGAGGCAATTCACAGATGTTGGCATGCTCCTGAGCTTACTCCTTAAGAAGTTGTTTCAAAAAGGACTTCTGACCAAGATTCAGCCAGCTAACTTGTCGAACCCATTACCAAAATGGTATAAACCTAACCTCTACTGTGAgtaccatcaacaaaatgggcCTGCAACTGATGAGTGTTATCAACTGAAGCATGCAGTTCAAGATTTTCTTGATGAGGAAAAGTTTACGGTTCAGTATAGCCAACCGAATGTACAAATCAATCCCCTTTTGCCACATGATGGGAATTCTAAGTCCATCAATAACGAAGAAGTGGAGGACTGACCCATTAACTTACAAGCCTCGATCATACCGGTCGAGAACCAACAAGATCCCCCTATTACAGAATGGGCTGAAGAGTGGTCTAGGACCTAAACAATCATGAAGGTGAGATTGAGGCCCTAACCTCTCAGATGATGTCATCATGATAAACATAGGCattgatgaggatgaagactcTCCAAACTCCAATGGTGATCATTCCGATCATGAAGGTGAGATTCCCATCAAGGGTctataaggagaagaagaccaTGACAACGGCTTCGTTGACATAGCCGTTGATGAACAAAGTTGTGATCGGCTTGATAGCTTAGCTGACAGCTTGTTTGGAAGTGATCCACCATTTGATCCGGCCCAAGAGAGGGGCGAACTGGCCTAAACCGTCCAACAATTGAGAAGTGCCATTATAGCACTTGGGCACGTTCATCAAGATCAAGATCAAAGCCTGTACACCATCTTAGAGGAAACTTATCAAATCATAAATAAATTTGACACTTCCATTTGGACTTATTTTACAAAAGGTCCCAACCCGTTTGGTCCTCATAGTCGAAGAGCGTACTGGCAATATGCACGGGTCGAAGATTTAAGATCCTTACCAGGAATGGCACAAGAACTCAAAAACTTGGCCCAATTCATCAGGGGACATACTAGAGACATGGTTAATCAACAGTAACACATGCAAGCATCCCTTAGGGAATGTCAAAACTAAGACAAGGACTTGAACCTCATAAGCCAGAATATAATAGCAACCCAAAAGGAGCAAGTTGAGACTTTGTGAAATAAGACCAGAGAATGGATGGGCGATATTGGCAACTATGGGACATGCACACTGATATTTGGAACAGTGTCCGAGATCAAATCAATGTCATCGACGAACTGGTCCTAGGGTCCAATGTATACATTCGCAGATATGTGCTTGGAAGACTGAACTTAAGCACAAGGCGAAAAACTAGTTTGCCATTCCCTAGCCATGAAGATGAAATCTTTGGCCATCTCCGGGACTtggatgaagagacacaagcaattGAGGCCTTCGTGTGGGCATTGCGACAAGCTTCAAGAACTAAACGTGAATGTCGATGAACCCGAAATCAACATGATCATTATAAGTGATGGGGAATCGGATGAGTCAGATCAAGATGTTTACCATCTCCTAGCATAGTTCGATTCTAAGCTCTGCTTCCCGTCCGATGAAGAGTGTCACAATGCAAATACCAGAAGTGGGAAGAATTTTAAGCCGGCCCTACTCAATATTGACAACCCAGCAGAATTGGCAAGgaactagaaccagaaccagattCACACTTCAATTGAACCAGAAAATGAGGTTCTGAAGCAACTCATGAAGactcaagccaacatctcaatctggggtcTATTAACTAGTCCTCGAACTCATAGGGACGCAGTCCTAAAAGCATTGGCTAACGTACATGTGCCCATTGAAACTAAACCAGCCCAACTAGCCAATATAGTAGGGGCCCTCTATACGGTCAAAGCCGTCATGTTCTCAGACAAGTATCTTCCACCTGAAGGATCTAACTATACAAAAGCACTCTATGTCACCATCGACTGCAACAGAAGTCGAATCCCTCAAGTCTTTGTGGACAATGGCTCAACCCTAAATGTCTACCCACTACAAACCATCCAACATATAGGGATCGACCCAACAAAGCTACAATCCTCTAAACAAGGAGCGAGAGCTTATGACAATACTAGAAGGAATGTCATTGGGATTCTGAACACCGAAATCACCATGGGCCCAGTCAAGTTCCAGGTCGAGTTCCAAGTCATTGACATCCCTTCATCTTTCAATATGCTCCTTGGCAGGCCATGGCTTCATGCAGTTGGAGCAGTACCATCTTCTCTCCATCAAAAGCTCAATTTCATAGTTGATGACAGGGTCGTCACCATATAAGGGTTGTACGCAACCTAAAATATAGTGAAGCAGAACCTTACCGTGGACGTAGGTTAACAGAACCGAACCATGTAAAGCTTTAgagtctctctctcactctctctctctcaatcttaaCAATATGAATCGCTACATTGTTTACATTCCAATGTAAACAATGTAGAGATTCATAttgttaagagagagagagagagagagagagagagagacaaactgAAGTTTTACGTGGTTCAGTTTGGTTAACCTATGTACACTTAGGGGTCTTATATTAGACCATAAAGAGCTCGTTTCCTACatcttagttttaattttaaactATCGCAAATTGCGTTGATCGACTTATAGTGGAGACAAACCATAAAAAGCTCGTTTCATACATCATTGGCACATTTCCAAATATGTTGTTATCTATGCATCCTTGGATTAAGGATATTTTACATTTTGCTATCTATATTTTTTCATGTAatttttaatatgtttctaGGGATATCAACAAGTTAGCTGATTACAGAGCCAAGAAGGCATTGTCTATGCTGTGTATGACAATATAACCTAATTCCAATTTATCACGTGCATCTGATAAATTGGCtttctaaaaaacaaaaatcaactaccaatcaaaaaataatcatggttttttttttttctttaatctaaaTGTATGTGCTCCTAGGACCTAGATCATACATACAGCCATCTGATATTGATGATAAATTATCTCTAACCaacaaaaggaataaaaagaaggaaggaaggaaggagacagGGAGATGTTAAAATAACTCGTCTCCCTACAACATGATAGAACTTCTATGAGCAAAACAAAGTTTTGTCTTCAATTAAAATATGGATTTTGCTGCGTAAAGAGCAGGAAGAATATAGACCACTACCGAACCATGTATTGATGGTGATTGtgccttttgagttttttattattatttgagaagcagttttctgtacgagagtgtggcctatgccagcactctcatgtgtctatgctgtcctccttaaaataagagggcagaggtatcttttcacatggggcgGAGAGAGatgatagactcatgggagtgctggtgtagaccatgctcccggacagagatctttttccttttttaatttttatgtttgTATTGATGGTACACTAGCAcctctctctctatttattCTAATCTTTCAATCTTTGCTAATTCAACAAGGTTGTACAAGAATGCTTCCTTCCTTGATTCCTTCTTATGAACAGGTACAATGTTTACATTTCAGAAAAATATACAAATGTAATATTTTTCTCGTCGatggttttaattttaaacTATCGCTCATGGCCGGAAATATACTTCAATTTCCTTTGATTCATAGTGGTTTCCTTGAATCCTTCCACTGCAGAGACAAAGGAGATGGATTGGATCTTCTCTTTCATAGTATATAAGATCTCAGTTATGGAAGGCCTTTGGTTCGGATTCTTACCAAGGCAAAATGCTGCTATGTTAGCCATGGCTATAGCTTCCTCTGCATCAAAATGGCTTCCCAGATGAGAATCCATCATTTCCATAACCTTATTTGGATCCTGAAGTACTGGACCTGCAATTGAAATCAATAATTGTTCCTTTTCCGAACAGAAAGCTTCTAATCCTGTGAGTAGCTCTAAGATGATAACCCCATAGCTGTAAACATCATTCTTCTTTGTCATAATACCAGTCTTCAAGTAATGAGGATCCATATAACCTACAGAACCCATCAATGAAATCTTTGAAGAAGGAACAATTGTTGATGCAAAACCCATCTTCGCGGATCCAAAATCACAGAGCTTGCAGTTGAGATTCTCATCAAGGAGAACGTTTGATGATTTGATGTCGCCATTAATGATTTGGACGGCACAATTGGTATGGAGGTAGTTGATGGCTTGGGCCAGTTGGTGAGCTATGGACATGCGGCTCTTCCAGGAAAGAATTGATCCTTTTTGACTTTGATGGCGAAGTTTCTCGTGTAAGGTTCCATTGCTAACATATTCGAACACTAAGATTCCTTCTTCTGCATCAATAGATAAACTTCATTAGCTTTAAATGTCCTTTAAGAATGcttattatatatatgttagGAACTTAATTAGGtaaaactcatccttaaaagctagtCCGAAGCATACAAGGCCTGATTCTGATATAACTTGTTAAtgacttgggtagaactcaggAATTTTATCGTCTCAAGTGCGGTAGTGCCCAATGaaccacacttgagaatccaaccgtccACCTAACACTTAAAATTGAAAGACGCAACTATCATGTTCTTagggttggattctcaagtgtgatGCACTACATTTCACAGGATAAAAATCcatagaactcatccttaaaagttaTCAATTAAGTAGAGGATGTCAAGTAGCTATACTTGGAAATTTCCTGAATCCAATcatccacccaacacttgagaagataagaAGATGCCATTGCTCATGTTTTCACGGTTGGATTCTTAGGTGTGGTGAACGTTGTAacggtatttatgtaatatcctttcaaatgttctaatataatcctacttgtattaaagCTCAGGCTGTgaagggcaatctagtaattaatccatctgacctaaaccctaattttcctataaatactaactggaggcagcagtctgggtattccaaattCGATattcagggtgtaatgctttaagcaaccttgtgcttaaaccctaaaccctaacacacTTGGCCGCatttgagaggatgaaaattcGCAATAATTCCCCACATCATACTAGTAGTGTAAAGTGTAAACTCACCTTTCTCATCGCAGTAGCCAAGAAACTTTACGATGTTTTCATGGCGGACATGAAGCAATACTTCTAGTTCCCTCTTAAACACTTCGCGGTGACGCTGACTGTCGCAATGCATCTTTAGAACACCGAGGGTCGAATCTGGGAAATTAGCAAGATAGACGACACTGAACCCTCCAACGCCGATAACTCTTGAGAAATTCATACTATCATTTTCCATATCTTTCCAAGTAAATCTATTCACTGAGGAAATCGTCATCTTCAATCCATCTCTGATAGTAGTGGTGGATAAACCACCATGTTCTTCATCGTCAACTACACGATTGGATTTGCATCTAATGCTGAACTTCAGGAACTTGAAGCAGGCCATGGCAAAGAGTAAATGAATGCAACCTCTAAGGAGTTGAAGAAACAAAGTCTCCGATCAGAGGCTGTGGTCGTGATATAAGGGTTTTAGAATTAGAGTCGATAATGGGCTTTAAAGGGGTTTCGGTGGTGTTGTTGATACAGGAAAGTACGGTTTTGGAAGCTACAGAGAAGGTGAGTCTCACTAGGAAATATTTTAAATAAGGAATAAAGAGAATCGACACGACATAAACGCCACCAACAGACATAAAAAATCGAACCATTTGCGTATCACGACTTAAATGTGTGTCTACCGGACACGCGGGAGCTGCCTTTTAAATTGTTGTTGCTTAATTTTTAAAGATTAGGGGATTTAAAGGATTAATTAAGGGGGGAAAGATTTATTAAAGCTTCAAAAGGAGACCGTTCTATAGTATATGACCTGACTTG includes these proteins:
- the LOC122643443 gene encoding probable receptor-like protein kinase At4g10390, whose translation is MACFKFLKFSIRCKSNRVVDDEEHGGLSTTTIRDGLKMTISSVNRFTWKDMENDSMNFSRVIGVGGFSVVYLANFPDSTLGVLKMHCDSQRHREVFKRELEVLLHVRHENIVKFLGYCDEKEEGILVFEYVSNGTLHEKLRHQSQKGSILSWKSRMSIAHQLAQAINYLHTNCAVQIINGDIKSSNVLLDENLNCKLCDFGSAKMGFASTIVPSSKISLMGSVGYMDPHYLKTGIMTKKNDVYSYGVIILELLTGLEAFCSEKEQLLISIAGPVLQDPNKVMEMMDSHLGSHFDAEEAIAMANIAAFCLGKNPNQRPSITEILYTMKEKIQSISFVSAVEGFKETTMNQRKLKYISGHER